CGGCCCCCTACTCAGCGCCTGCCGTGCCCCGTGATCAGCGCCTGCCACGCCCCGTCGCGTTCGGCCAGGACCATGCCCTCACGAGCAGCCGGTGGCGCCATGCCCCACCCCTCGCGCAACATCGTCTTCACTTCCTCGGCGGTGTAGGGGAAGAGTTCCACCGGTACGGCTCCGGGCGGGTACGGGATGCACCGATGGCGTTCGTGAAAGGCCACGTCGGACTGCTTCAAGACGATGAGCAGGTCCACGTCGCTGTGGGCGGTCGATCTTCCAGACCCTGACTCGCACAGTAGTCCACCACCTCGCTGGCCAGCCGGATCGCCTCTTCGGCATCTTTCGCAGTGTAATGCTGGCCTGCCGGTCCTGCGGGGTGGGCGTCTGGGGACCTCGTGGGAATGTAGAGCCGGTCGAGGATGGCCACGCGTTCGATGAAGGCATCGTCCGGCTTGACGTCATCCGGCAACGCGTCGAGGAGCAGGCGGATGGAGTGTCCCCAGGCCACCTGCCCTCTGGCCAAGTGCAGGGCCTTGAGGGCTGCCTCCGCCGCTTGGTGGGCTGCAAAGCAAGCCCAGGCGTGGTCCCCTGCATCGCGGCTATGGTTGGCATGCCGCAGGTTGAGTCGCGCCTGGGCCAGCCAATCGCGGGCTCTGTTCACTCCCCATGCTCACTCCTTCGTCCAGGCCGGTTGCTACGTCCAGTATAACCGTGACGTCTATTGCAACCGTTCTGCGCTATCGTAGATCGCCTTTTGGCGATCCATCGCGGGAGGTGACGGCCGAGGCGACTTCAACGGGGCGCTGCGTTCTTCCGGATTTTCTATCTTTTGTCTTTCATCAATGCCGATTCGACAAGGGGCTTTCCATGGCGACATGCCCCGCGACCCGCGGCCGGCCCGTCGTTGGCCCGCCCAACACGGGACGGTAAACTGGACGAAGGATCGCGATCGCCCCGGAAGACCGGAAGGGAGAGGAGCCATGCCCAGCTTACCTCGCGTCGCCGTGATCCTCGCGGGCGGCGAGGGGCGCCGACTGTGGCCGGCCAGCACGCCCCAGCGGCCCAAGCAGTTCCTGCGGCTCTTCGGGGGCCGGACGCTGCTGGAGGCCACCTGGGAGCGGGCCCGGGCGGTGCCCGACCTCGAGGACGTCTGGGTGGTCACGGGGGCTCCCTATGCCGAGCTGACGCGCTCCGCCTTGCCCGACCTGCCTGCGGAGCACCTGGTCATCGAGCCGTCGGCGAAGAACACCGCCCCCGCCCTGGCACTGGTGACCGGCTACCTCAGCCGGCGCTACGGGGACGCGGCGGTGCTGGTCCTGCCCGCAGACCACTACATCCCCGACGTAGCGGCCTTCGCCGCGGCGGCGGACCGCGCCCTGGCGGTGGCCGCATCCCAAGACGCTCTCGTGACCTTCGGCATCGAGCCCACCCGGCCGGAGACCCAGTACGGCTACATCGAATTGGACGAACCGGCCCCTCCAGCCCCTCCAGCCCCTCCGGCCCCCTCGCCGGCGACCCCGGCATCGCCCGCGGTCGCGGCACCGGCGTCACGGCAAGACGGCCGGGTGGCAGGCGGTGGCGCCGGAGACCCTGCTGCGGACCATGGGGCGGCGTCCCGCATGGGCTCAGGGGATGGGGCCGCCGCTGCCGGGCCGGTGTCCGCCGGGGGAGGCGCCGACCGGGCCTGTCGGGTGCGCCGGTTCGTCGAGAAGCCGGGGCCCGAGCAGGCCGCCGCCTTCCTGGCGTCGGGCCGCTACCTCTGGAACAGCGGGATGTTCGCGTGGCGGAACGCGGTCTTCCGCGCCGAACTGGAGGCGGTGGCGCCGGAGCTGGCGCGGCTGGCACGGCGGGTGGCCGCGGGCGAGGCCCAGGCGGCATGGGAACCCGATTGGCACGCCCTGCCGGCCATCTCCGTGGACTACGCCGTGCTCGAGAGGGCCCGCTCCATCTACTGCATCCGCGCGGGCTTCGCCTGGGACGACCTGGGATCCTGGTTGGCCGTCGACCGCCACGGCCCCCGCGATGCCCACGGGAACGTGGTCCTCGGCGGGGCGCCGGCGGTGGTGCAGCGTTCGTCCGGCGTGACGGTCCTGGCCGAGGACGTGCCGGCGGTGGTGATGGGCGTGCGCGACCTGATCCTGGCGGCGACCCGCGACGGCGTCCTGGTGGCGGGGAAGGACAGCCTCGCGGGACTGCGCCAGGCGCTGGACGCCCTCGCCGCACGGCTTCGGGACGCCGAACGGCCCTGCGGCCCGCCACCGGCGCCCGTCGTCCGGCGGATGCCGGTCACGGACCCCTGAGCCGACGGGGGCGGGGGCGCCGGGGGAAGGATCGCCGTTCCCTCGCCGCGAAGGGGACTTCCCGAATGGGAAACCCAGCCTGTGGGATTCGGTAGGGAACGGCGGGTGGTCCATCGAGGAGGGTTGGTCCCTTGCGACGCACCGTCCGGAAGGCCGTGATCCCGGCCGCGGGCCTCGGCACGCGCTTCCTGCCGGCGACCAAGGCGCAGCCCAAGGAGATGCTGCCCGTGGTCGACAAGCCGATCATCCAGTACGTCGTCGAAGAGGCCGTCGCCGCGGGCATCGACGACATCCTGATCGTCACCGGGCGCGGCAAGCGCGCCATCGAAGACCACTTCGACCGCGCCATCGAACTGGAGTGGCACCTCGAACGGGGCAACAAGGACGAGATGCTGGAGTGGGTGCGGTACATCGCCGACCTGGCCGACATCCACTTCGTCCGCCAGAAGGAACCCCTTGGCCTCGGGCACGCGGTCCTGCAGGCCCGGCGCCACGTGGGCGACGAGCCCTTCGCCGTCCTCCTGGGTGACGAGATCTTCGTGGGGGACGAACCGGCCCTGGCCGAGCTCATCGACCGGTTCCACGAGACGGGTTCCAGCGTGGTGGCGGTCCGCGAGGTGCCGCGGGAGCAGGTGCGGCGCTACGGCGTGGTGGACGGCGAGCCCGTGGGCGACCGGCTCTTCCGCGTGCGGGACATGGTGGAGAAGCCGGAACCCGACGAGGCGCCGTCCAACCTGGCCATCGTCGGCCGGTACATCATCGAGCCGGAGGTCTTCGACCTGCTGGAGCGGGTGGGGCGTGGCAAGAACGATGAGATCCAGCTGACCGACGCGCTGCGCCTCCTCGCCCGCCGGCGAGCCGTCTACGCCTGCCCGGTGCGGGCCCGGCGGTACGACGTGGGGGAGAAGCTGGGCTTTCTGCAGGCGACGGTGGAGTTCGCCTTGATGCGGCCGGAGCTGGCGCCGGCGTTCCGCGACTACCTGATCCGGCTGGTCGGCGACCTCCAGGCTGGGCGGTGGCCGGCCGCGGTGGACCAGGCAGCGGCCCGGCAGGCGGGCCCGGCGCCTCTCAAGCGGGAGGGATAGGGGCCGTCCAGCCGGCATGAGAGGGGAGCGGGATCCGTTGCTTCTCAAGCCCCCGCGGCTTCGCATGGGCGATACCGTGGGCGTCGTGTCCCTGTCGGCGCCGGTGGTGGCCGAGTGTCCCCGTCGCTACCGGCGGGGGCTGCAGGAGCTCGAGCGGCGCGGGTTCCGCGTCCGTCCCGGTGCCCACGTCGCGGCCCGGCACGGCCACACGGCGGGCACGCCCGAGCAGCGGCTGGCCGACCTCCACGTCCTCTGGCGCGATCCGGAGGTCCGGGCCATCCTCAACACCATCGGCGGATACAACTCGCACCACCTGCTGGAAGACGTGGACTACGAGTACATCGCCCGCCACCCGAAGCTCTTCGTCGGCTACAGCGACATCACGGCGATCCACGTGGCCCTTCATGCCCGAACGGGGCTGGTGACCGTTCTCGGCCCGGCGCTGCTGCCCCAGTTCGGCGAGTATGGCGGGGTGCACGCCTACACCTGGGAGCACTTCCAGCGCGTCACCATGCGGGCCGAGGCGCCGGGGGAACTCCGCCAGTCTCCCGAGTGGACGGCCGAGCACCTGCGTTGGGACGTGGAAGACGATCGCCCTCGCCGCTTCATCCCCAATCCAGGACCCCGAACCTTGCGCCCGGGCCGTGCCGAGGGTCCGATCCTGGCCGGCAACGCGGGCACCCTGCTACTCCTCGCGGGGACGCCGTGGTGGCCGCGGGTCGACGGCGTCATCCTCTGCCTGGAGGCGGCTGAGAGGGAGGGGAGCCGGTGAAGCTCAGCCCCTCCCAGCGACACGGCATCCGGGTCCGAATTGATTTTGCATGAAGATATCCCCCTACGGGCTGCCCGTGCGCCGCATCCCCGGCCGGGCCGTCGCCGCAGCCTGACGCGCCCGGTCCAGCAGGCGCCGCCCTGCCTCCACCAGGTCGGTCACCTCCGGGGACCGCAGCACCACCAGAGCCAGCAGGTAGGCGACGCAGCCGACGGCACCGGGCCCGGCCACCAGCGCCAGCTCCACCGCGGCGCCCGCCGCCCCGTCCGCCAGCGCCGACGGGTGGATCTGCCAGTGGGCCAGCAGCGCCCGGTACGCGCCGTGCATCGCCACGCCGGACGCCGCGGCGGCCATCGCCACCCGTCCCGTCGACGCCAGGAGCCCACCCACGTCGACGGCTCCGTAGCGCCGGTCCAGGTGGGCCACCAGGAGCACCAGGCCGGTGGTGAAGGAGAGCGTGGTGGCGAGGGCGAGGCCCGTGATGCCGAGCCACGGGCCGAGCACCAGGTCCCCTGCGACGTTGACCCCCATGGCCACGAGGGCCACCCGGGCCGGCGTGCGGCCGTCCCGGGCGGCATACAGCGCCCGATTGGCCAGGTCGCGCAGGGCCATGGGCACGAGCCCCAGCCCATAGGCGGCCAGCGCGAGGGCGGTCAGCGTGGCGTCCTGCGCATCGAAGCGGCCCCGCCCATAGACGAAGGCCACGATGGGATCCCGCAGCACGACCAGGGCCACGGTCATGGGTGCCAGCCCCACGGCCAACGCCCCCATCCCGCGCTGCAGCAACCGCCGGAACGCCGCCCCATCGCCCGCCTCCGCCACCGCCCCCAGGGAGGGGTACACCGCCTGCACCAGCGCCATGGCCACCAGGCCGTGGGGCAGGGTGACCACGCGAAAGGCGTAGTTCAGGGCGGAGATGATCCCCTCGCCCAGCGTGGACCCCACCATCCGGTCGACGAAGACGTTGACCTCGCTGACGGCGGCGCCGAGGAAGAGGGGGGGCAGCAGGCCGGCGATGGTGCGGAGGCCGGGATCGTCCCAATCCAGGAGCCAGCGGTGGCGGAACCCCACCCAGCGGGCCTCGGGCAGCTGGATCAGGACCCGCAGCAGGGATCCCACGGTGAACCCCGCGGCCAGCGCCCAGGGGCCGTAGGTCGTCCCGAAGAACGCGGCCGCCGCGATCATCGCCAGGTTGAACGGGATGCCCGTGGCGGCGGGGCCGGTGAAGCGCCGGTGGGCGTGCAGCAGGCCCGTCAGGAGGTTCATCACCGTGACGAAGAGCGACGCCACCAGCAGGAGGCGGGTCAGCCCCGCGGCGAGCCGCACCTGCTCCGGGCCGAAACCCGGCGCCATCCACCGCACCACGGGCTCGGCCAGGACGCCGAGGAGGGCCAGGGCCGGCACCACCACCACGAGCACCGCGTTGGCCAGCGCGCTGAAGCTGCGGGCGGCTTCGCCCCGGCGGCCTGCGGCCACGTAGCCCGCCAGCACGGGCGTCGCGGCGGTGGCGATGGCCGTCGAGACCATGCCCAGGACCAGGTTGGGCACGCCCTGGGCCACCAGGAACGCATCCAGCTCGGGGCTTGCGCCGAAGACCGAGGCGTACACGGTCTCGCGGAGGAAGCCGAGGACGCGGCTGGCGGCCGTGAGCACGGCGATGATCAGGGTGGCGGCGGCGACGCCCTGCGCCACCGCGCCGGGACGTTCCCGCCGGCCGCCCACCGGCCGGCGCCGGCTTGGAGCCCGTTCCGACACGGCCCGCCCTCCCCCGGGATACGAACCGGGCGCATCCTGTCCGCTATCGTCGGCCACCGGCTCGGGGCGGTCAACTCCCCGCCGACCTGACCGATAACCGGGATTGATTCGGGACGAACGGGGGGGTGGCCCGTGGATCTCGGAAGCGTCGCCGGATTCGTCCTCGCCGTGGCGGCCGTCTTGATCGCCAACGTGATGGAAGGCGGTCACCTGAGCCAGCTGCTGAACCCCTCGGCGAGCCTGCTGGTCTTCGGGGGCACCCTGGGCGCGACCTTGGCCAGCGCCGGCCTGCAGAACGTGCGCCTCGTGCCGGCCGCCATCGCCTATGCCCTGCGGTCCCCGCGCCTCGAACCGCGGTCGCTGATCGAGAAGATGGTCACCCTGGCCCAGCAAGCCCGCCGGGAGGGGCTCCTCTCCCTGGAGGAAGAGCGCAAGAACCTGGACGACCCCTTCTTCGCCAAGGGACTGCAGTTCGTGATCGACGGCGCCGATCCCGAGATGGTGGAGGAGGTGATGGAGAACGCCATCCAGGCGGAGCAGCGGCACCACCTGGTGGCGGCGGGGGTGCTGGAGACGGCGGGTGGCTACGCCCCGACCATGGGGATCATCGGCACCGTGCTGGGCCTGATCCACGTCCTCGGCAACCTGGAGGACACCTCCAAGCTCGGCCCCGCCATCGCCGTCGCCTTCATGGCCACGTTCTACGGCATCGCCAGCGCCAACCTCCTCTGGTTGCCCCTGGCCAACAAGATCAAGGCCAACGTCCAGGCGGAGACGGAGGTGCGGCGCATGGTGGTCGAGGGCATCCTCTCCATCCAGCGGGGCGACAACCCCATGATCGTCCGCGAGAAGCTGGAGGCGTTCCTGGCCACGGGGTCGGGCGGCCAGGGGACCGGTCCCGCGGGGGCCGGCGCAGGGTTGGGTGGCGCGGCAGCCGGCGGCACGGCCGGCGCCCGCGCGGAGACGGGGACCCGGATCGCCGGGGTGGGTGACTGATGGCTCCACGCCGTGGCTGGGGATCTGGTCGCGACGCAACCGGACCGCCGGGCGCCACCTCCCTGGGCTTCGAGCGGGAGGCGGCCGAGGACCTCGGCGGCACCGCCGCGCTGCGGGGACGAACCGGCCGCCGCCGCGGGTGGACGGACGCGGCCGAGGCGGGCGGCCACGGTGGGGGCGGCGGCCACGAGGGGACGGGCAGCATGCGCTGGCTCCTCACCTACGCCGACCTCATCACCCTGCTCCTCGCCTTCTTCGTCGTCATGTACGCGATCTCCGAGGTCAACGCGGCACGGTACCAGGCCCTGGCGGCGTCGCTGCGGGCGGTCTTCGCCACCGCCGGCGAGGCCCTGATCGACACCGAGGGCCATTCACCCGATGCGCGGAAGGTCCTGGACGGGCTCAACCGGGACACCGGCCAGCCCTTTCCCCCGGTGGAACCCGGCGCGGCCGAGGCGCCGCCCGGCGACGCCGGTTCGTCCCCGCCGGTCACGGACGAGCAGGAGCTGGGATCCCGGGGCGTGCCGGCGGCCGGCACCGCCCTGCCGCCGATGACGGCCGAGGAGCGGCGTCGGCTGGAGGGGCTGGTGGAGCGGGTGAACGCCGCCCTGCGGGAGGCGGGACTGGGCGGCCGGGCCTCGGCGCGGTTGACCGACCGCGGCGTCGCCATCATCTTCGACGACCAGGTCTTCTTCGACCTGGGGCGTGCGGAGCTGCGACCCGAGGGCCGCGACCTGCTGCGTCGGCTGGCCCCCATCCTGGCCGCGGTGCCGGGGACCATCCTGGTCGAAGGGCACACCGACGACCTGCCCATCCGCAGCGGCCGCTTCCCGACCAACTGGGAGCTCTCCACCGCCCGCGCCACC
The sequence above is drawn from the Thermaerobacter sp. FW80 genome and encodes:
- a CDS encoding HEPN domain-containing protein — its product is MNRARDWLAQARLNLRHANHSRDAGDHAWACFAAHQAAEAALKALHLARGQVAWGHSIRLLLDALPDDVKPDDAFIERVAILDRLYIPTRSPDAHPAGPAGQHYTAKDAEEAIRLASEVVDYCASQGLEDRPPTATWTCSSS
- a CDS encoding mannose-1-phosphate guanylyltransferase; translation: MPSLPRVAVILAGGEGRRLWPASTPQRPKQFLRLFGGRTLLEATWERARAVPDLEDVWVVTGAPYAELTRSALPDLPAEHLVIEPSAKNTAPALALVTGYLSRRYGDAAVLVLPADHYIPDVAAFAAAADRALAVAASQDALVTFGIEPTRPETQYGYIELDEPAPPAPPAPPAPSPATPASPAVAAPASRQDGRVAGGGAGDPAADHGAASRMGSGDGAAAAGPVSAGGGADRACRVRRFVEKPGPEQAAAFLASGRYLWNSGMFAWRNAVFRAELEAVAPELARLARRVAAGEAQAAWEPDWHALPAISVDYAVLERARSIYCIRAGFAWDDLGSWLAVDRHGPRDAHGNVVLGGAPAVVQRSSGVTVLAEDVPAVVMGVRDLILAATRDGVLVAGKDSLAGLRQALDALAARLRDAERPCGPPPAPVVRRMPVTDP
- the galU gene encoding UTP--glucose-1-phosphate uridylyltransferase GalU; protein product: MRRTVRKAVIPAAGLGTRFLPATKAQPKEMLPVVDKPIIQYVVEEAVAAGIDDILIVTGRGKRAIEDHFDRAIELEWHLERGNKDEMLEWVRYIADLADIHFVRQKEPLGLGHAVLQARRHVGDEPFAVLLGDEIFVGDEPALAELIDRFHETGSSVVAVREVPREQVRRYGVVDGEPVGDRLFRVRDMVEKPEPDEAPSNLAIVGRYIIEPEVFDLLERVGRGKNDEIQLTDALRLLARRRAVYACPVRARRYDVGEKLGFLQATVEFALMRPELAPAFRDYLIRLVGDLQAGRWPAAVDQAAARQAGPAPLKREG
- a CDS encoding LD-carboxypeptidase translates to MLLKPPRLRMGDTVGVVSLSAPVVAECPRRYRRGLQELERRGFRVRPGAHVAARHGHTAGTPEQRLADLHVLWRDPEVRAILNTIGGYNSHHLLEDVDYEYIARHPKLFVGYSDITAIHVALHARTGLVTVLGPALLPQFGEYGGVHAYTWEHFQRVTMRAEAPGELRQSPEWTAEHLRWDVEDDRPRRFIPNPGPRTLRPGRAEGPILAGNAGTLLLLAGTPWWPRVDGVILCLEAAEREGSR
- the murJ gene encoding murein biosynthesis integral membrane protein MurJ, which produces MSERAPSRRRPVGGRRERPGAVAQGVAAATLIIAVLTAASRVLGFLRETVYASVFGASPELDAFLVAQGVPNLVLGMVSTAIATAATPVLAGYVAAGRRGEAARSFSALANAVLVVVVPALALLGVLAEPVVRWMAPGFGPEQVRLAAGLTRLLLVASLFVTVMNLLTGLLHAHRRFTGPAATGIPFNLAMIAAAAFFGTTYGPWALAAGFTVGSLLRVLIQLPEARWVGFRHRWLLDWDDPGLRTIAGLLPPLFLGAAVSEVNVFVDRMVGSTLGEGIISALNYAFRVVTLPHGLVAMALVQAVYPSLGAVAEAGDGAAFRRLLQRGMGALAVGLAPMTVALVVLRDPIVAFVYGRGRFDAQDATLTALALAAYGLGLVPMALRDLANRALYAARDGRTPARVALVAMGVNVAGDLVLGPWLGITGLALATTLSFTTGLVLLVAHLDRRYGAVDVGGLLASTGRVAMAAAASGVAMHGAYRALLAHWQIHPSALADGAAGAAVELALVAGPGAVGCVAYLLALVVLRSPEVTDLVEAGRRLLDRARQAAATARPGMRRTGSP
- a CDS encoding flagellar motor protein, whose translation is MDLGSVAGFVLAVAAVLIANVMEGGHLSQLLNPSASLLVFGGTLGATLASAGLQNVRLVPAAIAYALRSPRLEPRSLIEKMVTLAQQARREGLLSLEEERKNLDDPFFAKGLQFVIDGADPEMVEEVMENAIQAEQRHHLVAAGVLETAGGYAPTMGIIGTVLGLIHVLGNLEDTSKLGPAIAVAFMATFYGIASANLLWLPLANKIKANVQAETEVRRMVVEGILSIQRGDNPMIVREKLEAFLATGSGGQGTGPAGAGAGLGGAAAGGTAGARAETGTRIAGVGD
- a CDS encoding flagellar motor protein MotB, with amino-acid sequence MAPRRGWGSGRDATGPPGATSLGFEREAAEDLGGTAALRGRTGRRRGWTDAAEAGGHGGGGGHEGTGSMRWLLTYADLITLLLAFFVVMYAISEVNAARYQALAASLRAVFATAGEALIDTEGHSPDARKVLDGLNRDTGQPFPPVEPGAAEAPPGDAGSSPPVTDEQELGSRGVPAAGTALPPMTAEERRRLEGLVERVNAALREAGLGGRASARLTDRGVAIIFDDQVFFDLGRAELRPEGRDLLRRLAPILAAVPGTILVEGHTDDLPIRSGRFPTNWELSTARATTVVRFLAEQGGIDPRRLAAAGYGEWRPRYPNTSAANRARNRRVEIVLLRQSLDPTARIGGEGTP